Proteins from one Panthera leo isolate Ple1 chromosome D1, P.leo_Ple1_pat1.1, whole genome shotgun sequence genomic window:
- the SCN2B gene encoding sodium channel subunit beta-2 isoform X1, which produces MSLAHLTPLPSFSQKGPHPLPELSPRPPGAEGLRPVPSPVSRTPYQLAASSAVPPARSMEITVPTTLNVLNGSDARLPCTFNSCYTVNHKQFSLNWTYQECSNCSEEMFLQFRMKIINLKLERFRDRVEFSGNPSKYDVSVTLRSVQLEDEGIYNCYIMNPPDRHRGHGKIYLQVLMEEPPERDSTVAVIVGASVGGFLAVVILVLMVVKCVRRKKEQKLSTDDLKTEEEGKTDGEGNADDGTK; this is translated from the exons ATGAGCTTGGCCCACCTGACCCCACTCCCTAGTTTCAGCCAGAAGGGCCCCCACCCGCTGCCAGAGCTCTCTCCACGCCCACCTGGTGCAGAAGGCTTGcgccctgtccccagccctgtCAGCCGGACTCCTTACCAGCTTGCGGCTTCATCCGCAGTGCCACCAGCGCGGAGCATGGAGATCACAGTACCTACCACCCTCAACGTCCTCAATGGCTCTGACGCCCGCCTGCCCTGCACCTTCAACTCCTGCTACACGGTGAACCACAAACAGTTTTCCCTGAACTGGACCTACCAGGAGTGCAGCAACTGCTCTGAGGAGATG TTCCTCCAGTTCCGCATGAAGATCATCAACCTGAAGCTGGAGCGTTTCCGAGACCGCGTGGAGTTCTCGGGGAACCCCAGCAAGTACGATGTGTCGGTGACGCTGAGGAGCGTGCAGCTCGAGGACGAGGGCATCTACAACTGCTATATCATGAACCCGCCCGACCGCCACCGGGGCCACGGCAAGATCTACCTGCAGGTCCTCATGGAAG AGCCCCCTGAGCGGGACTCCACGGTGGCGGTGATCGTGGGCGCCTCCGTGGGCGGCTTCCTGGCGGTGGTCATCTTGGTGCTGATGGTAGTAAAGTGcgtgaggaggaaaaaagagcagAAACTCAGCACGGATGAcctgaagacagaggaggagggcaaGACAGACGGAGAGGGCAATGCGGACGATGGCACCAAGTAA
- the SCN2B gene encoding sodium channel subunit beta-2 isoform X3, translated as MAAEGHGAEKRVPPARSMEITVPTTLNVLNGSDARLPCTFNSCYTVNHKQFSLNWTYQECSNCSEEMFLQFRMKIINLKLERFRDRVEFSGNPSKYDVSVTLRSVQLEDEGIYNCYIMNPPDRHRGHGKIYLQVLMEEPPERDSTVAVIVGASVGGFLAVVILVLMVVKCVRRKKEQKLSTDDLKTEEEGKTDGEGNADDGTK; from the exons TGCCACCAGCGCGGAGCATGGAGATCACAGTACCTACCACCCTCAACGTCCTCAATGGCTCTGACGCCCGCCTGCCCTGCACCTTCAACTCCTGCTACACGGTGAACCACAAACAGTTTTCCCTGAACTGGACCTACCAGGAGTGCAGCAACTGCTCTGAGGAGATG TTCCTCCAGTTCCGCATGAAGATCATCAACCTGAAGCTGGAGCGTTTCCGAGACCGCGTGGAGTTCTCGGGGAACCCCAGCAAGTACGATGTGTCGGTGACGCTGAGGAGCGTGCAGCTCGAGGACGAGGGCATCTACAACTGCTATATCATGAACCCGCCCGACCGCCACCGGGGCCACGGCAAGATCTACCTGCAGGTCCTCATGGAAG AGCCCCCTGAGCGGGACTCCACGGTGGCGGTGATCGTGGGCGCCTCCGTGGGCGGCTTCCTGGCGGTGGTCATCTTGGTGCTGATGGTAGTAAAGTGcgtgaggaggaaaaaagagcagAAACTCAGCACGGATGAcctgaagacagaggaggagggcaaGACAGACGGAGAGGGCAATGCGGACGATGGCACCAAGTAA